From the Theobroma cacao cultivar B97-61/B2 chromosome 2, Criollo_cocoa_genome_V2, whole genome shotgun sequence genome, one window contains:
- the LOC18610550 gene encoding coiled-coil domain-containing protein 130 produces the protein MSSLAAARADNFYYPPEWDPSQGSLNKFHGQHALRERARKIDQGILIIRFEMPFNVWCGGCNSMIAKGVRFNAEKKQVGNYYSTKIWSFTMKSACCKHEIVIQTDPKNCEYVIVSGAQRKTEVFDVEDAETLELPADEERGKLADPFYRLEHQEEDLQKKKEAEPVLVRLQRVSDARHSDDYALNKALRAKLRSQKKRVVEEESASRKMGLSIRLLPATKEDAATASGVKFSSKFDRNRKDKRALIKAASIFPGSSGSFMSSNKKRLELESKRRKISAAAASNLLTGGFKPSSWSQNAVKKSASMTARKF, from the exons ATG TCTTCACTTGCAGCTGCTAGAGCGGATAACTTTTACTATCCGCCGGAATGGGACCCAAGTCAG GGCTCTTTGAACAAGTTTCATGGTCAACATGCTTTAAGAGAGAGGGCAAGGAAAATAGATCAAGGCATTTTGATCATAAG GTTTGAAATGCCTTTCAATGTTTGGTGTGGTGGATGCAATTCCATGATTGCAAAAGGTGTACGGTTCAACGCTGAAAAGAAGCAAGTGGGAAACTATTATTCTACAAAG ATATGGAGCTTTACCATGAAGTCTGCATGCTGCAAACATGAGATCGTCATTCAGACAGACCCAAAAAATTGCGAGTATGTGATCGTTAGTGGAGCTCAGAGGAAAACTGAAGTGTTTGATGTTGAGGATGCAGAGACATTAGAACTCCCTGCTGATGAAG AAAGAGGCAAGCTTGCAGATCCATTTTACCGTCTTGAACATCAGGAAGAGGATTtgcagaagaagaaagaagctGAGCCAGTACTAGTGCGCCTTCAGCGAGTGTCTGATGCCAGGCATTCAGATGACTATGCCCTCAACAAAGCTCTCCGTGCCAAACTTAGA AGTCAAAAGAAGAGGGTTGTTGAAGAGGAATCTGCTTCGAGGAAAATGGGCCTAAGCATTCGACTCCTTCCAGCAACCAAAGAAGATGCTGCTACTGCTTCAGGGGTCAAGTTTTCTTCCAAGTTTGACAGAAATAGGAAAGATAAGCGAGCATTGATTAAAGCTGCTTCAATCTTCCCTGGATCATCTGGGTCCTTCATGTCCTCCAATAAGAAAAGGTTGGAGCTAGAGtccaagagaagaaaaatctcTGCAGCTGCAGCTTCTAACTTGCTGACAGGGGGATTCAAGCCATCGTCATGGTCACAAAATGCTGTGAAGAAGAGTGCTTCAATGACTGCACGAAAGTTTTAG
- the LOC18610551 gene encoding CLAVATA3/ESR (CLE)-related protein 12: MAWKVSHLVFFTVLWLSLLFLLLHEFHSFKFKINGRQASSITFSSLSRNPLISRKVVAGKFDFTPFQKHHQQEQQDKHSPDMKRQSRAADTEIDPRYGVEKRLVPTGPNPLHH; this comes from the coding sequence ATGGCCTGGAAAGTTTCCCACTTGGTCTTCTTCACCGTCCTTTGGCTCTCTCTCCTCTTCTTATTGCTTCATGAATTCCACAGTTTCAAGTTCAAGATCAATGGCAGACAAGCCAGCTCCATAACCTTCTCATCGCTTTCTCGTAACCCTTTGATCAGTAGGAAAGTTGTTGCTGGCAAATTTGACTTCACCCCGTTTCAAAAGCATCATCAACAGGAGCAGCAGGATAAACACTCTCCAGACATGAAAAGACAATCCCGGGCAGCCGATACCGAGATTGATCCGCGTTATGGTGTCGAAAAGCGACTTGTACCTACTGGTCCGAACCCATTGCACcattga
- the LOC18610552 gene encoding uncharacterized protein At1g26090, chloroplastic isoform X1, with the protein MSAFLLSSPALFPRFNSNSSLLSPLRRRISQVILVKAASSVNDKNDNVDSSSSSTRLITFLGKGGSGKTTSAVFAAQHYAMSGLSTCLVLHGQDRTAEYLLNCKIESSPIVYRDNLSVVRLETTEMLLEPLNQLKQADARLNLTQGVLEGVVGEELGVLPGMDSMFSALALVRLLGLFGRWAQRNHQKDIFDVIIYDGISTEETLRLIGASSKARLYLKYLRSLAEKTDLGRLAGPSLLRLVDEAMGISGKPSQLNGTMSAEIWDSLERILEVGSSTFSEPHQFGCFLVMNPNIPTSISSALRYWGCTMQAGTQVSGAFAIASPDLDVESMENVKKSFFPLPLAFIPDLSMGSPQDWNAIMLSNTSEGARDLLSLPAGQKYSIVSSINFDVARKSVTLLMPGFDKSEIKLYQVSSVLNSPILLCSLIVLKYRGGSELLVEAGDQRRLIFLPPEIQGKVGGAKFTDRSLVITIR; encoded by the exons atgtcCGCTTTTCTTCTGTCTTCCCCTGCCCTCTTCCCTCGCTTCAATTCCAATTCCAGTCTCTTGAGTCCTTTAAGAAGAAGAATATCTCAAGTAATTCTTGTTAAGGCGGCTTCTTCTGTTAACGATAAAAATGACAACGTTGATTCATCTTCCTCAAGTACAAGGTTGATCACTTTCTTAGGAAAGGGTGGCTCCGGCAAGACCACCTCCGCCGTTTTTGCTGCCCAG CATTATGCGATGTCTGGACTGAGTACGTGCTTAGTGTTACACGGCCAGGATCGCACCGCTGAGTATCTTCTCAATTGTAAGATTGAGTCTTCTCCCATTGTATACcgtgacaacctttcagttgTTAGGCTGGAAACAACTGAA ATGCTTCTTGAACCCCTCAATCAGCTGAAGCAAGCAGATGCTCGTCTTAATTTGACACAAGGAGTTCTCGAAGGG GTTGTGGGAGAAGAGCTTGGGGTGCTTCCTGGGATGGATTCTATGTTTTCAGCACTTGCACTTGTGAGGCTTCTGGGATTATTTGGGAGATGGGCTCAAAGGAACCATCAAAAAGATATATTTGATGTGATAATATATGATGGTATCAGCACTGAGGAAACCCTACGATTGATAGGTGCAAGCAGTAAAGCAAG ACTGTACTTGAAATACCTGCGAAGTCTTGCTGAGAAGACAGATCTTGGGAGATTGGCTGGTCCTTCACTCCTGAGACTTGTAGATGAAGCCATGGGCATAAGTGGGAAGCCATCCCAACTCAATGGGACAATGAGTGCAGAAATATGGGACAGTCTGGAACGAATTCTTGAG GTAGGATCTTCTACCTTTTCAGAACCTCATCAATTTGGCTGCTTTCTTGTGATGAACCCAAACATTCCAACATCTATCAGTTCTGCATTGCGTTATTGGGGTTGTACAATGCAAGCTGGTACGCAGGTTTCTGGTGCATTCGCCATTGCTTCCCCTGATTTGGATGTAGAATCAATGGAAAATGTCAAGAAGAGTTTTTTTCCCTTGCCTTTAGCCTTTATTCCAGATCTCTCAATGGGTTCCCCTCAAGATTGGAATGCCATCATGCTGAGCAATACCAGTGAAGGCGCAAGGGATCTCCTTTCTTTGCCAGCAGGCCAGAAGTATAGCATAGtgtcatcaataaattttgatgTGGCAAGAAAATCAGTAACCCTTCTCATGCCAGGTTTTGACAAGTCAGAGATCAAGCTATATCAAGTATCTTCAGTTCTGAACTCTCCAATTCTTCTATGTTCTCTGATAGTTCTGAAG TATAGAGGAGGATCTGAGTTGTTGGTGGAAGCAGGGGACCAAAGACGACTCATATTTCTGCCGCCTGAAATTCAAGGGAAGGTCGGAGGCGCCAAGTTCACAGACAGAAGTCTTGTAATCACAATTCGATAA
- the LOC18610552 gene encoding uncharacterized protein At1g26090, chloroplastic isoform X2 — MSAFLLSSPALFPRFNSNSSLLSPLRRRISQVILVKAASSVNDKNDNVDSSSSSTRLITFLGKGGSGKTTSAVFAAQHYAMSGLSTCLVLHGQDRTAEYLLNCKIESSPIVYRDNLSVVRLETTEMLLEPLNQLKQADARLNLTQGVLEGVVGEELGVLPGMDSMFSALALVRLLGLFGRWAQRNHQKDIFDVIIYDGISTEETLRLIGASSKARLYLKYLRSLAEKTDLGRLAGPSLLRLVDEAMGISGKPSQLNGTMSAEIWDSLERILEVGSSTFSEPHQFGCFLVMNPNIPTSISSALRYWGCTMQAGTQVSGAFAIASPDLDVESMENVKKSFFPLPLAFIPDLSMGSPQDWNAIMLSNTSEGARDLLSLPAGQKYSIVSSINFDVARKSVTLLMPGFDKSEIKLYQYRGGSELLVEAGDQRRLIFLPPEIQGKVGGAKFTDRSLVITIR; from the exons atgtcCGCTTTTCTTCTGTCTTCCCCTGCCCTCTTCCCTCGCTTCAATTCCAATTCCAGTCTCTTGAGTCCTTTAAGAAGAAGAATATCTCAAGTAATTCTTGTTAAGGCGGCTTCTTCTGTTAACGATAAAAATGACAACGTTGATTCATCTTCCTCAAGTACAAGGTTGATCACTTTCTTAGGAAAGGGTGGCTCCGGCAAGACCACCTCCGCCGTTTTTGCTGCCCAG CATTATGCGATGTCTGGACTGAGTACGTGCTTAGTGTTACACGGCCAGGATCGCACCGCTGAGTATCTTCTCAATTGTAAGATTGAGTCTTCTCCCATTGTATACcgtgacaacctttcagttgTTAGGCTGGAAACAACTGAA ATGCTTCTTGAACCCCTCAATCAGCTGAAGCAAGCAGATGCTCGTCTTAATTTGACACAAGGAGTTCTCGAAGGG GTTGTGGGAGAAGAGCTTGGGGTGCTTCCTGGGATGGATTCTATGTTTTCAGCACTTGCACTTGTGAGGCTTCTGGGATTATTTGGGAGATGGGCTCAAAGGAACCATCAAAAAGATATATTTGATGTGATAATATATGATGGTATCAGCACTGAGGAAACCCTACGATTGATAGGTGCAAGCAGTAAAGCAAG ACTGTACTTGAAATACCTGCGAAGTCTTGCTGAGAAGACAGATCTTGGGAGATTGGCTGGTCCTTCACTCCTGAGACTTGTAGATGAAGCCATGGGCATAAGTGGGAAGCCATCCCAACTCAATGGGACAATGAGTGCAGAAATATGGGACAGTCTGGAACGAATTCTTGAG GTAGGATCTTCTACCTTTTCAGAACCTCATCAATTTGGCTGCTTTCTTGTGATGAACCCAAACATTCCAACATCTATCAGTTCTGCATTGCGTTATTGGGGTTGTACAATGCAAGCTGGTACGCAGGTTTCTGGTGCATTCGCCATTGCTTCCCCTGATTTGGATGTAGAATCAATGGAAAATGTCAAGAAGAGTTTTTTTCCCTTGCCTTTAGCCTTTATTCCAGATCTCTCAATGGGTTCCCCTCAAGATTGGAATGCCATCATGCTGAGCAATACCAGTGAAGGCGCAAGGGATCTCCTTTCTTTGCCAGCAGGCCAGAAGTATAGCATAGtgtcatcaataaattttgatgTGGCAAGAAAATCAGTAACCCTTCTCATGCCAGGTTTTGACAAGTCAGAGATCAAGCTATATCAA TATAGAGGAGGATCTGAGTTGTTGGTGGAAGCAGGGGACCAAAGACGACTCATATTTCTGCCGCCTGAAATTCAAGGGAAGGTCGGAGGCGCCAAGTTCACAGACAGAAGTCTTGTAATCACAATTCGATAA
- the LOC18610552 gene encoding uncharacterized protein At1g26090, chloroplastic isoform X3 — protein MSAFLLSSPALFPRFNSNSSLLSPLRRRISQVILVKAASSVNDKNDNVDSSSSSTRLITFLGKGGSGKTTSAVFAAQMLLEPLNQLKQADARLNLTQGVLEGVVGEELGVLPGMDSMFSALALVRLLGLFGRWAQRNHQKDIFDVIIYDGISTEETLRLIGASSKARLYLKYLRSLAEKTDLGRLAGPSLLRLVDEAMGISGKPSQLNGTMSAEIWDSLERILEVGSSTFSEPHQFGCFLVMNPNIPTSISSALRYWGCTMQAGTQVSGAFAIASPDLDVESMENVKKSFFPLPLAFIPDLSMGSPQDWNAIMLSNTSEGARDLLSLPAGQKYSIVSSINFDVARKSVTLLMPGFDKSEIKLYQVSSVLNSPILLCSLIVLKYRGGSELLVEAGDQRRLIFLPPEIQGKVGGAKFTDRSLVITIR, from the exons atgtcCGCTTTTCTTCTGTCTTCCCCTGCCCTCTTCCCTCGCTTCAATTCCAATTCCAGTCTCTTGAGTCCTTTAAGAAGAAGAATATCTCAAGTAATTCTTGTTAAGGCGGCTTCTTCTGTTAACGATAAAAATGACAACGTTGATTCATCTTCCTCAAGTACAAGGTTGATCACTTTCTTAGGAAAGGGTGGCTCCGGCAAGACCACCTCCGCCGTTTTTGCTGCCCAG ATGCTTCTTGAACCCCTCAATCAGCTGAAGCAAGCAGATGCTCGTCTTAATTTGACACAAGGAGTTCTCGAAGGG GTTGTGGGAGAAGAGCTTGGGGTGCTTCCTGGGATGGATTCTATGTTTTCAGCACTTGCACTTGTGAGGCTTCTGGGATTATTTGGGAGATGGGCTCAAAGGAACCATCAAAAAGATATATTTGATGTGATAATATATGATGGTATCAGCACTGAGGAAACCCTACGATTGATAGGTGCAAGCAGTAAAGCAAG ACTGTACTTGAAATACCTGCGAAGTCTTGCTGAGAAGACAGATCTTGGGAGATTGGCTGGTCCTTCACTCCTGAGACTTGTAGATGAAGCCATGGGCATAAGTGGGAAGCCATCCCAACTCAATGGGACAATGAGTGCAGAAATATGGGACAGTCTGGAACGAATTCTTGAG GTAGGATCTTCTACCTTTTCAGAACCTCATCAATTTGGCTGCTTTCTTGTGATGAACCCAAACATTCCAACATCTATCAGTTCTGCATTGCGTTATTGGGGTTGTACAATGCAAGCTGGTACGCAGGTTTCTGGTGCATTCGCCATTGCTTCCCCTGATTTGGATGTAGAATCAATGGAAAATGTCAAGAAGAGTTTTTTTCCCTTGCCTTTAGCCTTTATTCCAGATCTCTCAATGGGTTCCCCTCAAGATTGGAATGCCATCATGCTGAGCAATACCAGTGAAGGCGCAAGGGATCTCCTTTCTTTGCCAGCAGGCCAGAAGTATAGCATAGtgtcatcaataaattttgatgTGGCAAGAAAATCAGTAACCCTTCTCATGCCAGGTTTTGACAAGTCAGAGATCAAGCTATATCAAGTATCTTCAGTTCTGAACTCTCCAATTCTTCTATGTTCTCTGATAGTTCTGAAG TATAGAGGAGGATCTGAGTTGTTGGTGGAAGCAGGGGACCAAAGACGACTCATATTTCTGCCGCCTGAAATTCAAGGGAAGGTCGGAGGCGCCAAGTTCACAGACAGAAGTCTTGTAATCACAATTCGATAA
- the LOC18610554 gene encoding protein CHUP1, chloroplastic — translation MIVRVGFVVAASIAAFAVKQLNVKNSKSSTSLAKSSENGEASFEEHPNEGDNKKQFAYSNDSLKKKDGEEEEEEEDVKLISSIFNRVNGSQPDIGDEDILPEFEDLLSGEIEYPLSADKFARAEREKIYETEMANNASELERLRNLVKELEEREVKLEGELLEYYGLKEQESDIFELKRQLKIKTVEIDMLNITISSLQSERKKLQEDIAHGASVKKELEVARNKIKELQRQIQLDANQTKAQLLFLKQQVSGLQAKEQEAIKNDSEVEKKLKAVKELEMEVMELRRKNKELQHEKRELTVKLDAAEAKIAALSNMTETEIDVRAREEVSNLRHANEDLLKQVEGLQMNRFSEVEELVYLRWVNACLRYELRNYQTPEGKISARDLNKSLSPKSQETAKQLLLEYAGSERGQGDTDIESNFSHPSSTGSEDLDNASIYSSNSRYSSLSKKPSLIQKLKKWGRSKDDSSAVSSPARSLSGGSPSRISMSQHPQGPLEALMLRNAGDGVAITTFGKNEQEFTDSPETPTIPNIRTQVSSGDSPNSVATSFHLMSRSVDGSLEEKYPAYKDRHKLALEREKQIKQKAQQARAERFGDKSNFSSKAEREKPVILPPKLAQIKERTVFPGDSSGQSNDDKAVDSQTISKMKLAHIEKRPPRVPRPPPKPAGGSSACVNTTTTGQPPAPPPLPCALPPLPPPPPPGGPPPPPPPPGSLPREAGSGDKVHRAPELVEFYQTLMKREAKKDTSSLISPTSNPSDARSNMIGEIENRSSFLLAVKADVETQGDFVQSLATEIRAASFTSIEDLVAFVNWLDEELSFLVDERAVLKHFDWPEGKADALREAAFEYQDLVKLEKQISSFVDDPSLPCEVALKKMYKLLEKVEQSIYALLRTRDMAISRYKEFGIPVNWLLDSGVVGKIKLSSVQLARKYMKRVASELDLLTEPEKEPNREFILLQGIRFAFRVHQFAGGFDAESMKAFEELRSRVHSQMGEDNKPEA, via the exons ATGATAGTCAGGGTAGGATTCGTTGTTGCTGCTTCAATTGCAGCTTTTGCAGTTAAGCAGCTCAATGTCAAAAACTCAAAGTCATCAACTTCTTTGGCCAAATCTTCAG AAAATGGAGAAGCAAGCTTTGAGGAACATCCAAATGAGGGGGACAACAAAAAGCAGTTTGCATATTCTAATGATAGCCTCAAAAAGAAGGAT GGTGAGGAAgaagaggaggaagaagatgTTAAATTGATTAGTAGCATATTTAATCGAGTTAATGGTAGCCAACCAGATATTGGTGATGAAGATATCCTACCTGAATTTGAAGACCTTCTGTCAGGGGAGATTGAATATCCATTATCCGCTGACAAGTTTGCAAGGgcagagagagaaaaaatttatgaaactGAGATGGCAAACAATGCAAGTGAACTGGAACGGTTGCGCAATTTAGTAAAGGAACTGGAGGAGAGGGAAGTGAAGCTCGAGGGTGAATTGCTGGAGTACTATGGTTTAAAGGAGCAGGAATcagatatttttgaattaaaaaggCAGCTCAAGATCAAGACAGTTGAAATTGACATGCTGAATATTACCATCAGCTCTTTGCAGTCTGAGAGGAAGAAGCTCCAAGAAGACATTGCACATGGAGCTTCTGTAAAGAAGGAGCTGGAAGTTGCAAGGAACAAAATCAAGGAGCTACAAAGGCAAATTCAGCTCGATGCTAACCAGACAAAAGCCCAGTTATTGTTTCTCAAGCAACAAGTTTCTGGTCTTCAAGCAAAAGAGCAAGAAGCCATCAAGAATGATTCTGAGGTTGAGAAGAAGCTGAAAGCTGTGAAGGAGTTAGAAATGGAAGTTATGGAGCTTAGAAGGAAGAATAAAGAGCTTCAACATGAAAAGAGGGAGTTAACTGTTAAATTGGATGCTGCTGAAGCAAAAATTGCTGCCCTTTCCAACATGACAGAG ACTGAAATTGATGTCAGGGCAAGAGAAGAGGTCAGTAATTTAAGACATGCAAATGAAGATCTGCTAAAGCAAGTGGAAGGGCTTCAGATGAACAGATTTAGTGAAGTTGAAGAGCTAGTGTACCTTCGTTGGGTCAATGCATGCTTGAGATATGAACTCCGGAACTACCAGACTCCTGAAGGAAAAATATCAGCTCGTGATCTCAACAAAAGTCTGAGCCCCAAGTCCCAAGAGACGGCTAAACAGTTGCTATTGGAATATGCAGGATCAGAGCGTGGGCAAGGGGACACAGATATTGAAAGCAACTTCTCTCATCCATCCTCCACTGGAAGTGAGGATTTGGATAATGCTTCTATTTATAGTTCCAACAGTAGATATAGCAGTCTCAGTAAGAAACCTAGCTTAATCCAAAAGCTGAAGAAATGGGGCAGGAGCAAAGATGATTCAAGTGCTGTTTCATCACCAGCCAGATCCCTCTCTGGAGGCTCTCCAAGCAGAATTAGCATGAGCCAACATCCTCAGGGTCCATTAGAAGCACTGATGCTGAGGAATGCTGGTGATGGTGTAGCAATCACTACTTTTGGTAAAAATGAGCAGGAATTTACTGACTCCCCTGAAACCCCAACTATTCCAAACATTAGAACACAAGTGTCTTCTGGTGACTCTCCGAATTCTGTTGCAACATCATTCCACTTAATGTCTAGATCGGTGGATGGAAGTCTAGAGGAAAAATATCCTGCTTATAAGGACCGTCATAAGTTGGCCTTGGAGAGGGAGAAACAAATTAAGCAAAAAGCACAGCAAGCAAGGGCAGAGAGGTTTGGAGACAAGTCAAATTTCAGTTCAAAAGCAGAAAGAGAGAAACCTGTAATTTTACCGCCAAAACTTGCTCAAATAAAGGAGAGGACGGTTTTTCCTGGTGACTCAAGTGGGCAATCCAATGACGATAAGGCTGTAGATTCTCAAACAATAAGCAAGATGAAACTTGCCCACATTGAAAAGAGACCACCTAGGGTGCCCAGGCCACCACCTAAGCCAGCCGGTGGTTCTTCTGCTTGTGTGAATACCACTACAACTGGACAACCTCCAGCTCCACCTCCACTACCTTGTGCCCTGCCGCCGCTGCCTCCACCACCTCCTCCTGGTGGACCACCACCTCCGCCCCCTCCTCCAGGAAGCCTACCTAGAGAGGCAGGGAGTGGTGATAAAGTTCACCGGGCTCCCGAACttgttgaattttatcaaacaTTGATGAAACGAGAGGCAAAGAAGGACACGTCAAGTTTGATTTCTCCAACATCTAATCCATCAGATGCTAGGAGCAACATGATTGGAGAGATTGAGAACAGATCGTCATTCCTCTTAGCT GTAAAAGCTGATGTGGAAACTCAAGGTGACTTTGTCCAGTCCTTGGCAACCGAAATTCGAGCAGCTTCCTTCACCAGCATAGAAGACCTGGTGGCTTTTGTAAATTGGCTAGATGAGGAACTTTCCTTCTTG GTTGATGAAAGAGCAGTTCTCAAGCACTTTGATTGGCCTGAAGGAAAAGCTGATGCATTAAGAGAGGCAGCTTTTGAATACCAGGACCTAGTGAAGTTGGAAAAGCAGATCTCATCCTTTGTTGATGATCCCAGCCTCCCTTGTGAAGTTGCTCTGAAGAAGATGTACAAGTTGCTTGAAAA GGTGGAACAAAGTATATATGCACTTTTACGTACAAGAGACATGGCTATTTCACGATACAAGGAGTTTGGAATTCCAGTTAATTGGTTATTGGATTCTGGGGTTGTTGGAAAG ATCAAGCTTTCATCTGTACAATTGGCAAGGAAATACATGAAACGTGTGGCATCAGAACTTGATTTATTGACTGAACCTGAGAAAGAACCTAACAGAGAGTTTATACTTCTGCAAGGCATCCGTTTTGCTTTCCGTGTTCATCAG TTTGCGGGCGGTTTTGATGCAGAAAGCATGAAGGCTTTTGAAGAACTTAGGAGCCGTGTGCATTCACAAATGGGAGAAGACAATAAGCCGGAAGCATGA